A single genomic interval of Theropithecus gelada isolate Dixy chromosome 16, Tgel_1.0, whole genome shotgun sequence harbors:
- the CDRT4 gene encoding CMT1A duplicated region transcript 4 protein yields the protein MDARRMKKEGLTENTGLPRKLLEKHDPWPAYVTYTSQTVKRLIEKSKTRELECMHALEESPWASRQNKPSSVIQPKRRKSSKSSGKAVFRDMLSESTLSMWGAYSVSAMAPTVIPEPTRLHTDSRDCPAENYNKIIFARKPVMRMLSTVRY from the exons atgGATGCAAGAAGGATGAAGAAAGAAG GACTCACAGAAAACACTGGACTTCCCCGGAAGCTGCTTGAAAAACACGACCCCTGGCCAGCCTATGTCACCTATACCTCCCAGACAGTGAAACGACTCATTGAGAAAAGCAAAACTAGAGAACTGGAATGCATGCATGCCCTTGAAGAAAGCCCCTGGGCATCTAGGCAGAATAAACCTTCCAGCGTCATTCAGCCAAAAAGGAGAAAGTCGTCCAAGTCTTCCGGCAAAGCTGTGTTCAGGGACATGCTGTCAGAATCCACGTTATCAATGTGGGGTGCTTATTCGGTCTCGGCCATGGCTCCTACCGTGATCCCAGAACCCACACGCTTACATACGGATTCCAGAGACTGTCCAGCTGAAAACTATAACAAGATCATCTTTGCCCGAAAGCCTGTGATGAGGATGCTCTCTACAGTTCGCtactga